Within the Verrucomicrobiota bacterium genome, the region GTCGTGTCCAACCACGACTCAACATCGGTGTCGAAACCTTCCTCGACCTTGACTTCGTGAAGCAGTCGCTCGTATTCGGCGAAGATGTCATCAGAAACGACAGGGCAAAGGAGGCCGTTCAACCAAGCTTTGAGGCGTCGGTGGGGTTCGCTGCGCCAGAATACGCCGGCTACGAACACGCCGGTATCAATGACGGTGAGATTCACCTCCGAACTCTGCGGAGCGCGCGTTCAACGATGGCGGCGGCCTGCTTTGCGGTGTGGCGGCCTGCGGGGGGTTGGGACAAGAGCTTCTTCACCAGAGCGGGCGGCGGCGGCTTGACGGGTTCGATCACCAGCGCGTCGCCAACTTCAAACACGTTGACGATCCCCCCTCTTTCAAGACCCTGGCGCTTGCACCAGTCCTGCGGAA harbors:
- a CDS encoding AbrB/MazE/SpoVT family DNA-binding domain-containing protein, whose product is MKAMTMTLTEKRQSVFPQDWCKRQGLERGGIVNVFEVGDALVIEPVKPPPPALVKKLLSQPPAGRHTAKQAAAIVERALRRVRR